Within the Litoribacterium kuwaitense genome, the region TAAGTAAACGGTTTAAGGAGCAAACGAATTGCACATTTATCCAATATGTCAATCGTGTCAGAATTGAAAAAGCGAAGGAGTTTCTTTTTCAATCTGATCTATTCATAAATGAGATTGCGCAAAAATGTGGATTTCCGACAATTCAGTATTTTAATAGGGCCTTTAAAAAGAAGTACAGTGCACTCCGAAAGAGTACCGACAAAAGTATGGAAGATAAATTTTAAAGATTTTGTAAAGAGGAGATTTGGTTCAGAAGTTGTAATTTAGGTTAACAAATTGTTTCTTTCTTTTTAGTAGACTAAGTGAGGTAGTGCTTATTTTACGGTTTGCAGGCTAAAAATCAAAAAGGGGAGGATCAAACATATGAATCATGTCACAAGGAAAAAAGCAACGATGTATTTTTTAACCGTCGTCATGCTTCTCTCTGTTTTTTTCCATCAACTAACGGTGTTAGGGCAGAGGCACCAACAGAGTCAGAATTTGGACAATTGCTTGACGAGCGGACGATGGAGCTAAGCCCTGAAGTGACTTATACATGGAAGGACTTAGAGATCGATCGTGGACTAGAAAAAATTCATACGGTAGAGTTCAACTTACAGAATGAAAATTTAGAGTTGCAGCCCGCCATGTCAAATGGCAAAGTACTAGGGATGCAGCCTTTATCATCTATGGCAAAGCTCGTCGATGAACCAGAAAATCGCGTGATTGCTGGGATAAACGGAGATTTTTATAATATGTCTAATGGTGAGCCACTCGGCTTCTTCATGGGAAACGGTAAAATATTAACCAGTCCTAATTCCCGTGTCGCTTTTGGACTAAAGGGTGATGGTCGCACAGTCTATGGAAAGCCGGCGCCATTGAAGCGTTTTTTAACCGTCGGTGACCAAGAAGTGCAAATCTCGCATATTAATCGAAGCCGCAATGATCATGAACTTATTTTATATACTGAAGATTATGATGTATCGACGCAAACAAACGATTTAGGGAACGAAGTGGTGGCGGAGATTTTAGAAGGTGACGTCAAGCCAGGTCAAACCGTAAAGCTTCGTGTTCTCGAAATGCACGAAAATAAAGGGAACACGTCTTTAGAAGAAGGACAAGTCGTCATTTCTGCCACGGGGGATTTCAAAGAAGAACTCGCTTCTTTACAGCCTGGCAGTGAACTCACAGCAACTTTTGAATTTGCGGATGAGTCTTGGGAGGGCGTTGAACTGGCGATCGGCGGTAATCAGCGGCTTATCGAAGATGGAAAGATCGTACAAACCGACGATACAGCAGTGCACCCAAGAACAGCGATCGGCACGAAAGCAGATGGTTCCATCGTTATGCTTGAAGTCGATGGGCGGCAGCCAGGATTTAGTGAAGGTGTAAACTATGAAGAGCTCGCTCGTATTTTACTAGATATGGGCGTCGTAAATGCAATCAACGTTGATGGCGGTGGCTCAGCGACGTTGATTACAAGATTACCAGGGCAAACAGAAGCAAAAGTAATGAATTCGCCAGCCGATGGCGGAGAACGAAGTACGGCGAATGGTCTACTTTTGGTCAATAAAGCACCAGAAGGCGGGCCTGCCGCAAAACTAGCCATCTCACCTGTTCAAGAGAGAGTGCTGACGGGTTCATCCGTTTCGTTTCAGGCAGCAGGCGTAGACGAGTATGGTCATCCTGCCTCTATTGATGGTAGTCCTGCATGGACTATAGACTCGCGGTACGGCATGGTTGATGACAATGGTGTTTTTACAGCGAGCGAACTTACGGGTGACGCAGTGGTTACTGCTTCCCATGATGACATTCGTGGTAGTGCCGAAGTGGAAGTTGTCGATCAGTTAACAGAACTCGTCTTCCCAGTGGAGAACGCGACATTCCAAGCGGACCAAAGCGAAAAACTATCAGTCACCGCTTTAAGAAATGGTCAAGTCATTCAAGCCGACAATGAATCTTTCGAATGGCAAGTTGAAGGCCCCATTGGTTCAATTAATGACGATGGCGTCTTCACAGCAGCAGATGGAACTGGTTTAAAAGGAAAAATTACAGTATCGTATGGCGATGTCGAAGCGTCAATGGATGTGAATGTTGGGAAACAACCAGTCGTGCTGGAGGACTTTGAGAATGGGCTGGATCGATATAAAAAAGAATCTGGCGCGCGATATGTTAAAAGCATTGCCAGCATCGAAACCGATGAAGAATATGTGCGTTCTGGTAATGGCGCATTAAAGCTTGAGTATGATTTCACAGGTAAGGTCGGAACGTCAGGTTCTTACCTACAAGTGAAAGAACCCAGTCAAAATATCGAGATTCCGGATTATCCTGAAAAAATAAGTATGTGGGTATACGGGGATGGCAACAAGCATTGGCTTCGTGCGCAACTGAAAGATGCAAATGGAGGAGCTGTGCCAATTAACTTTGTCCCTTCAGAACCTGGGATTGACTTTGTTGGCTGGCGTTATATGGAGGCAACCGTACCTCAAGGACGTCCTACACCTCTTTCTATGGATATGCCGGTCCGTTACATGGAAACAAAGAATGATAATAAAAATGCTGGTGCGATCTATGTCGATAATATTCGGGCGCTGTATGGTCCAACAACCGAAGACTTTACTCCCCCAGTGATTAAAGATATTTCACCAGCGGAGTCGAGTGTCGTGACAGACAATCAGCCTAAAATTGAGGCTTTTGGAGAAGCTGCGGATTACGATCCAGAAGAGCATCCGGCAAGTACGTTAATCGATCCAGATAAAATTCGTCTGTATGTCGATGACGTCCTTGTGAATCATGCGTTGTATCCGCCAACTGGGCGAATCAATTATACACCTAACGCTCCGCTAGCAGACGGAACGCATAAAGTTCAGCTGAAAATTAGGGATTTAACGGGAAATCGTGCAGAAAAAGAGTGGTTTTTTGACGTAAATACCGGCGCTTCTAAAATCACGTACGATCACCCAGACGAAGTATATGTTGGGAATACATCAGCGGTAGATATTAAAGCGGTGAAACCGTCCAAAATATCAGAGGGGTATATTGAGTTTCAACTCGATACAAACAAGGCTGAAAACATTCATGTCGTGCCAAATGAAAATCTTTCCGCTGCACAATTAGATGCAACCATTGATGAAGAGAGAGGCATTGTTCGCATCGATTTTAACGAGCTTGGCGAAGCCGGCTTAGGTGCTGAAGATACTTTGGCGCACTTACGTTATCAAGTAAAAACAGACGCGAATGGAGACATGAAAGTGAACTTCGTTTCCGGAGCCTTTCAGCTTGAGGAAACAGGTGAAGTGGAATACAGCTTTTACGGGCAACCAGTGACAGCGCCAATTCAGCATCATCTCAATTTGGCTTGGGATGAAAAAGGCGTAGCCGAAGGAAGTACGACAACCTTCACAGTCGAAGATGAACATGGTGATCCAGTTGAGGGAGCCTCCATTCAATTGACTGATGGAACAGACCTTGGCACGACAGACGAAGAAGGCATTTTAAAAACAGACGAATTGACTCAGTCTGTTGCGGAATATGAGCTGCAAGCAGTAAAAGAGACGATGTACAGTCCTATCGAAACATTCGTCGTTTCTGAGCTGACAGGCTCAGAAATCCCATATAATGTAAGTGTCACGATGTGGGAAGACACGGAAACAACGAAGGCGTTTAATTGGCATACTCATCCAGGTGTCGACGAAACCGTCGTTGAGGTTGTTGAGAGTGATGCGTTTACAGATTTCAATGCGGATCAAGTGATGCGTTTTGAAGGAAGAAGCTCGTTATTTAATACGTATGACACTGGAACGGTCCGCGTTCACAAGGCAGAGGCTGAAGGGTTGAAGCCAGGAACGGAATATACCTACCGTGTTGGTGACGGAAAAGACTATGTTAGTGAGCAGGGCACGTTTGTCACTGCGGCGGGCACGAATGTAGGTACAAAATTTCTCTTTATGGGCGATTCCCAAGCGAGTAATGAAAAGGGATTTGCACTTTGGGGCAACATTTTTGAAAAAGCTTTAGATGAGCACCCTGATACCGAATTTGTTGTTCATGGTGGCGATTTAGTCGAAGACGGCTATAAAGAAAATGAATGGAACATGTGGTTTGACGCAGCAAAAGAAGAACTATCGGCGACAACAATCGTTCCCGTTGTCGGTAATCATGAAGTGACCGGAACAAGACATACTGAAGATTATCTGGCCCACTTCAATCACCCGCAAAATGGAATTGATAGTTTGAAAGGGAGTCATTTTTCTTTCGACTATAACAATGCCCATGTTGTAGTGCTGAACAGTGAATATGACTTTGAAGAGCAAAAAGAATGGCTGCGAAATGATCTGGCAAACAACGATAAAGAGTGGACATTTGTCGCTTTCCATCGCGGTCCATACGGAAGTATGTATGATTCTGCGCATATTCGCGACGCTTGGACACCCATTTTTGACGAATTTGAGGTCGACGTTGTGATGAATGGTCATGATCATGTCTACGTAAGAACTTGGCCGATGAAAGATAGGGAAATCGCTGAAGATGGAGAAGGAACGATCTATTTGGTCGGCGGTTCCACAGGGCCGAAGTTTTATCAAGTTGTCGAACGTGATTGGCAGCATGTCACGGATGGCGAAAGAGAACAGATGTATGTGGC harbors:
- a CDS encoding phosphodiester glycosidase family protein, whose translation is MTYTWKDLEIDRGLEKIHTVEFNLQNENLELQPAMSNGKVLGMQPLSSMAKLVDEPENRVIAGINGDFYNMSNGEPLGFFMGNGKILTSPNSRVAFGLKGDGRTVYGKPAPLKRFLTVGDQEVQISHINRSRNDHELILYTEDYDVSTQTNDLGNEVVAEILEGDVKPGQTVKLRVLEMHENKGNTSLEEGQVVISATGDFKEELASLQPGSELTATFEFADESWEGVELAIGGNQRLIEDGKIVQTDDTAVHPRTAIGTKADGSIVMLEVDGRQPGFSEGVNYEELARILLDMGVVNAINVDGGGSATLITRLPGQTEAKVMNSPADGGERSTANGLLLVNKAPEGGPAAKLAISPVQERVLTGSSVSFQAAGVDEYGHPASIDGSPAWTIDSRYGMVDDNGVFTASELTGDAVVTASHDDIRGSAEVEVVDQLTELVFPVENATFQADQSEKLSVTALRNGQVIQADNESFEWQVEGPIGSINDDGVFTAADGTGLKGKITVSYGDVEASMDVNVGKQPVVLEDFENGLDRYKKESGARYVKSIASIETDEEYVRSGNGALKLEYDFTGKVGTSGSYLQVKEPSQNIEIPDYPEKISMWVYGDGNKHWLRAQLKDANGGAVPINFVPSEPGIDFVGWRYMEATVPQGRPTPLSMDMPVRYMETKNDNKNAGAIYVDNIRALYGPTTEDFTPPVIKDISPAESSVVTDNQPKIEAFGEAADYDPEEHPASTLIDPDKIRLYVDDVLVNHALYPPTGRINYTPNAPLADGTHKVQLKIRDLTGNRAEKEWFFDVNTGASKITYDHPDEVYVGNTSAVDIKAVKPSKISEGYIEFQLDTNKAENIHVVPNENLSAAQLDATIDEERGIVRIDFNELGEAGLGAEDTLAHLRYQVKTDANGDMKVNFVSGAFQLEETGEVEYSFYGQPVTAPIQHHLNLAWDEKGVAEGSTTTFTVEDEHGDPVEGASIQLTDGTDLGTTDEEGILKTDELTQSVAEYELQAVKETMYSPIETFVVSELTGSEIPYNVSVTMWEDTETTKAFNWHTHPGVDETVVEVVESDAFTDFNADQVMRFEGRSSLFNTYDTGTVRVHKAEAEGLKPGTEYTYRVGDGKDYVSEQGTFVTAAGTNVGTKFLFMGDSQASNEKGFALWGNIFEKALDEHPDTEFVVHGGDLVEDGYKENEWNMWFDAAKEELSATTIVPVVGNHEVTGTRHTEDYLAHFNHPQNGIDSLKGSHFSFDYNNAHVVVLNSEYDFEEQKEWLRNDLANNDKEWTFVAFHRGPYGSMYDSAHIRDAWTPIFDEFEVDVVMNGHDHVYVRTWPMKDREIAEDGEGTIYLVGGSTGPKFYQVVERDWQHVTDGEREQMYVAADIIDDKVEFEVKTINDRVVDRFTLVKGEGTGEESPIEGDPGEGDPGEGDPGEGDPGECDPGEGDPGECDPGEGKEDDDSKEDDDESDNKDRDKDDDKEKDKEKDNKDKDKSDRSESKSETLQNVEPKNGRLVVEPTVSEDNKEAVVELSPKQLEALKKQAKSNTQGVKQVEVELKSTNDAKGYALKVSSGLFANEKDDETVHLQVVTPLGSVKMPADVLGKNVKAKADVELHFKRTAGQGFVFNVEVDG